In one Corallococcus sp. EGB genomic region, the following are encoded:
- a CDS encoding biliverdin-producing heme oxygenase has protein sequence MDLLQRLKTETRSHHERTEGVLRLMDAHLTPADYRRQLEDFHGLYLPLEARLAGPLSSLEPALELASRWKTPLLEEDLRAMGHDAGSIARLPRAAPLPSLTGLAEALGCAYVLEGSTLGGQLILRHLRRHFGPDAGVGTFAFVRAYGDRVGPMWRAFGAVLTQASQRAASDTFDAAVVQGARDTFDAFAAWMTREHDAPVRL, from the coding sequence TTGGACCTGCTGCAGCGGCTGAAGACGGAAACGCGCTCCCACCATGAGCGCACGGAGGGCGTGTTGCGTCTGATGGACGCGCACCTGACGCCCGCGGACTACCGGCGCCAACTGGAGGACTTCCACGGGCTCTACCTGCCGTTGGAGGCGCGGCTCGCCGGGCCCCTGTCCTCCCTGGAGCCGGCGTTGGAGCTGGCGTCGCGCTGGAAGACGCCGCTCCTGGAAGAGGACCTGCGCGCCATGGGGCACGACGCGGGGTCGATCGCGCGGCTGCCGCGCGCCGCTCCGTTGCCGTCGCTGACGGGGCTGGCGGAGGCCCTGGGCTGCGCGTACGTGCTGGAGGGCTCCACGCTGGGCGGCCAGCTCATCCTGCGCCACCTGCGGCGCCACTTCGGTCCGGACGCGGGCGTGGGGACCTTCGCCTTCGTCCGGGCCTACGGCGACCGGGTGGGCCCCATGTGGCGTGCCTTCGGCGCGGTCCTCACCCAGGCGTCCCAGCGGGCCGCCTCCGACACCTTCGACGCGGCCGTCGTTCAAGGCGCCCGCGACACCTTCGACGCATTCGCTGCCTGGATGACGCGAGAGCACGATGCCCCCGTCCGTCTCTGA
- a CDS encoding ATP-binding protein, with protein sequence MPPSVSDADLSVCDREPIHLLGGIQPRGVLVAFQRDTQAVAVVSANADALLGAGPDALLGKPLSGVLPHGLLARVEAHAGPGPVVVEVSGQHCSALLHESDGLRVLELEPLAAGDVGAEETALGAVQRLVSPLARAKGTVALLQEAADAVRELIGYDRVMVYRFHADFHGEVVAESVREGVDSFMGLHYPASDIPAQARALYTRNPVRLIADVNAKVVGLVPPVLPGTRRPLDLSGSALRGVSEVHLEYLRNMGVGASFSVSLLKDGQLWGLMACHHLTPRTVSAARRQACEVLARLLSLQLSAEERSLEAAGQARRAALLNALVLPGLGERSPAKALEAQAPLLMELTGAHGIALVLGVSAGPEASPLLLGTTPSAEEVRALVAWLAQRTPSDEPFHVDRLGAVYPPLASRADVAAGLLAVRLDPSVPHYALWFRPEVARTVTWAGNPNKPVRPEPGHERLRPRASFDAWREEVRGASMPWSAQDLEAARALRGALVGVVLRHAEELGRLSRELARSNAELDAFGGTVAHDLKEPLRGILQYSSFLQEDFGATLGEDGRQQLDALAWLAKRTYGLLDDLFEFSRLGRLELSWAEADQQALVEDVLMTLGARLEEGRVEVRLPRRLPTVACDAVRIRQVWANLISNAAKYQTAEPRWVEVGFVGPGEARPEAARHVDAPYLFYVKDPGIGIAPQFHEAIFELFRRLHPAQAYGGGSGAGLAIARRLVSLHGGALWVDSAPGQGSTFSFTLGKGPRP encoded by the coding sequence ATGCCCCCGTCCGTCTCTGATGCCGACCTCAGCGTCTGCGACCGTGAGCCCATCCACCTGCTGGGCGGCATCCAACCCCGAGGCGTGCTCGTCGCCTTCCAGCGGGACACGCAGGCCGTCGCGGTCGTGAGCGCGAACGCGGACGCGCTGCTGGGCGCCGGGCCGGACGCGCTGCTGGGCAAGCCCCTCTCCGGCGTGCTGCCGCACGGACTGCTCGCGCGCGTGGAGGCGCACGCGGGGCCGGGGCCCGTCGTCGTGGAGGTGTCCGGACAGCACTGCTCCGCGCTCCTGCATGAGAGTGACGGCCTGCGCGTGCTGGAGCTGGAGCCGCTGGCCGCCGGGGACGTGGGCGCGGAGGAGACCGCGCTGGGCGCGGTGCAGCGGCTGGTGTCGCCGCTGGCGCGCGCGAAGGGGACGGTCGCGCTGCTCCAGGAGGCCGCGGACGCGGTGCGCGAGCTCATCGGCTACGACCGGGTGATGGTCTACCGCTTCCACGCGGACTTCCACGGCGAGGTCGTGGCGGAGAGCGTGCGCGAGGGCGTGGACTCCTTCATGGGCCTGCACTACCCGGCGAGCGACATCCCCGCGCAGGCGCGCGCCCTCTACACGCGCAACCCCGTGCGCCTCATCGCGGACGTGAACGCGAAGGTCGTGGGGCTGGTGCCGCCGGTACTGCCCGGCACCCGGCGCCCGTTGGATTTGTCCGGCTCCGCGCTCCGCGGCGTGTCGGAAGTCCACCTGGAGTACCTGCGCAACATGGGCGTGGGCGCGTCCTTCAGCGTGTCGCTGCTCAAGGACGGGCAGCTCTGGGGGCTGATGGCCTGTCACCACCTGACGCCCCGGACGGTGTCCGCCGCGCGTCGTCAGGCGTGCGAGGTGCTGGCGCGGCTGTTGTCACTCCAGCTCTCCGCGGAGGAGCGGAGCCTGGAGGCCGCGGGCCAGGCGCGCCGCGCGGCGCTGCTCAACGCGCTGGTCCTGCCGGGACTGGGGGAGCGCAGCCCCGCGAAGGCGTTGGAGGCCCAGGCCCCGCTCTTGATGGAGCTGACGGGCGCTCACGGTATCGCGCTCGTGCTGGGCGTGAGCGCGGGTCCGGAGGCCTCGCCCCTGCTGCTCGGCACCACGCCCTCCGCGGAGGAGGTGCGCGCCCTGGTGGCGTGGCTTGCGCAGCGGACGCCGTCCGATGAGCCCTTCCACGTGGACCGGCTGGGAGCCGTGTACCCGCCGCTGGCCTCTCGCGCGGACGTGGCCGCGGGACTCCTGGCGGTGCGCCTGGACCCATCCGTGCCGCACTACGCGCTGTGGTTCCGCCCGGAGGTGGCGCGCACGGTGACGTGGGCCGGCAACCCGAACAAGCCCGTGCGCCCGGAGCCGGGCCATGAGCGGCTGCGCCCCCGCGCGTCCTTCGACGCGTGGCGCGAGGAGGTGCGGGGCGCCTCCATGCCGTGGTCCGCGCAGGACCTGGAGGCCGCGCGCGCGCTCAGGGGCGCGCTGGTGGGCGTGGTGCTGCGGCACGCGGAGGAGCTGGGCCGGCTGTCGCGCGAGCTGGCCCGCTCCAACGCGGAGCTGGACGCGTTCGGCGGCACCGTGGCGCATGACCTCAAGGAGCCGCTGCGCGGCATCCTCCAGTACAGCTCCTTCCTCCAGGAGGACTTCGGCGCCACGCTGGGCGAGGACGGCCGGCAGCAACTGGACGCCCTGGCGTGGCTGGCGAAGCGCACCTACGGCCTGCTCGACGACCTCTTCGAATTCAGCCGCCTGGGCCGGCTGGAGCTGTCCTGGGCGGAGGCGGATCAGCAGGCCCTGGTGGAGGATGTGCTCATGACCCTGGGCGCGAGGCTGGAGGAGGGCAGGGTGGAGGTCCGCCTGCCCCGCCGCCTGCCCACCGTGGCCTGTGACGCCGTCCGCATCCGCCAGGTGTGGGCCAACCTCATCAGCAACGCGGCCAAGTACCAGACAGCCGAGCCCCGCTGGGTGGAGGTGGGCTTCGTGGGGCCGGGCGAAGCGCGACCGGAGGCGGCGCGGCACGTTGACGCGCCCTACCTTTTCTACGTGAAGGACCCGGGCATCGGCATCGCTCCGCAGTTCCACGAGGCCATCTTCGAGCTGTTCCGCCGCCTGCATCCCGCGCAGGCCTATGGCGGCGGCTCGGGGGCGGGGCTCGCCATCGCGCGCCGGCTGGTGTCGCTGCATGGCGGCGCGCTCTGGGTGGACTCCGCGCCGGGGCAGGGCTCCACCTTCTCCTTCACGCTGGGCAAGGGACCGCGGCCATGA
- a CDS encoding response regulator: MNPLLLVEDSDPDAEALMRIAKRLPLPVPVVRVRDGENALDYLYRRGSHADAERPALVLLDLHMPGISGRDVLATLKADPDLRSIPVIIFSSSLETGDVEGAYADGANSYLFKPEIGPQLQATAEALHAFWFKAARLPAAQEPEA; encoded by the coding sequence ATGAACCCGTTGCTGCTGGTGGAGGACAGCGACCCGGACGCGGAGGCGCTGATGCGCATCGCGAAGCGGCTGCCCCTGCCCGTGCCCGTGGTGCGCGTGCGCGACGGCGAGAACGCGCTGGACTACCTCTACCGGCGGGGCAGCCACGCGGACGCGGAGCGCCCGGCCCTCGTCCTGTTGGATCTGCACATGCCCGGCATCAGCGGGCGCGACGTGCTGGCCACGCTGAAGGCGGACCCCGACCTGCGCTCCATCCCCGTCATCATCTTCTCCTCCTCCCTGGAGACAGGGGACGTGGAGGGCGCCTACGCGGACGGCGCCAACAGCTACCTCTTCAAGCCGGAGATTGGCCCCCAGCTGCAGGCCACCGCCGAAGCGCTCCACGCCTTCTGGTTCAAGGCCGCGCGCCTGCCAGCGGCGCAGGAGCCGGAGGCATGA
- a CDS encoding hybrid sensor histidine kinase/response regulator, with protein MSLRVLLVDDGMADRLAVSRALARDPDMQWEVVSLSNAEDALAYLSANAVDAMLLDYHLPGMNGVTLLRQLGELGLARVPAVVVLTGSGNERVAVEAMKAGAQDYLVKEVFSPERLRLSLRAAVETVRMTRELEERRLRAERAEAAAREALAVRDELFSLATHDLKGPLQIMTLNAQVLRRQIPASAMTPALETRLGHIVRAAHRMGELIDHFLEVTRGQERPLKREPMDLLAMVRGKVRELEANASRHPFVLEAPEGRDFTGEWDAHALERVLENLMGNAVKYSTAGSTVTVRLSVEEGEGQQFVLLAVTDQGIGIPTVDLPFVFERFHRGGNVSQEVSGSGVGLASARRMVELHGGTLAVNSVEGQGSTFTVRLPRGAGITAGPTQVPAPASGGPVQPAS; from the coding sequence ATGAGCCTGCGAGTGCTGCTGGTGGATGACGGCATGGCGGACCGCCTCGCGGTCAGCCGCGCCCTGGCACGTGACCCGGACATGCAGTGGGAGGTGGTGTCCCTGTCCAACGCGGAGGACGCGCTGGCGTACCTGTCCGCGAACGCGGTGGACGCGATGCTCCTGGACTACCACCTGCCCGGCATGAACGGCGTGACCCTGCTCCGGCAACTGGGGGAGCTGGGACTGGCCCGGGTGCCGGCCGTGGTGGTGCTCACCGGCAGCGGCAACGAGCGCGTGGCGGTGGAGGCCATGAAGGCCGGCGCCCAGGACTATCTGGTGAAGGAGGTCTTCAGCCCGGAGCGCCTGCGCCTCAGCCTGCGCGCCGCGGTGGAGACGGTGCGCATGACGCGCGAGCTGGAGGAGCGCCGCCTGCGCGCCGAGCGCGCCGAGGCCGCCGCCCGCGAGGCCCTGGCCGTGCGCGACGAGCTCTTCTCGCTGGCGACGCACGACCTCAAGGGCCCGCTGCAGATCATGACGCTCAACGCCCAGGTGCTGCGCCGGCAGATTCCCGCCTCCGCGATGACGCCCGCGCTGGAGACGCGCCTGGGCCACATCGTGCGCGCGGCCCACCGCATGGGCGAGCTCATCGACCACTTCCTGGAGGTGACGCGCGGCCAGGAGCGCCCGCTCAAGCGCGAGCCCATGGACCTGCTGGCCATGGTGCGCGGCAAGGTGCGGGAGCTGGAGGCCAACGCGTCCCGCCACCCCTTCGTCCTGGAGGCGCCGGAGGGGCGCGACTTCACCGGCGAGTGGGACGCGCACGCCCTGGAGCGCGTGCTGGAGAACCTGATGGGCAACGCGGTGAAGTACAGCACCGCGGGCTCCACCGTCACCGTGCGCCTGTCGGTGGAGGAGGGCGAGGGGCAGCAGTTCGTGCTGCTCGCCGTGACGGACCAGGGCATCGGCATCCCGACGGTGGACCTGCCCTTCGTCTTCGAGCGCTTCCACCGCGGCGGCAACGTGTCCCAGGAGGTGTCCGGCAGCGGCGTGGGCCTGGCCAGCGCGCGCCGCATGGTGGAGCTGCACGGCGGGACGCTCGCCGTGAACAGCGTGGAGGGACAGGGCTCCACCTTCACCGTGCGCCTGCCCCGGGGGGCGGGAATCACCGCGGGGCCCACGCAGGTGCCTGCCCCCGCGAGCGGCGGCCCCGTGCAGCCCGCGTCGTAG